The Arachis hypogaea cultivar Tifrunner chromosome 16, arahy.Tifrunner.gnm2.J5K5, whole genome shotgun sequence genome contains a region encoding:
- the LOC112697695 gene encoding clathrin interactor EPSIN 1, translating to MDFMKVFDQTVREIKREVNLKVLKVPEIEQKVLDATDNEPWGPHGSALAEIALATKKFTECQMVMNVLWTRLTETGKDWRYVYKALAVIEYLVAHGSERAVDDIIEHTFQISALSSFEYVEPSGKDSGLNVRKKAETIVALLNNREKIQEVRNKAAANRDKYVGVSSSGITYKSGSTSFSSGSYQSSGKYSGFGSNDGDRFKDSYRDKGDYEEDKYIRRSRNISDDEENSFKKGTAHSVSKSQENAPSRVSKSSTANAHDNYSSVASQSSGAPANNTEDDFDDFDPRGTSAKPSAGSSNQVDLFGQDLISDFMDAPTSVSTEKAAVNSVSEVDLFADASFVSAPPNVDKGASSQPQEEVDLFASQPAIPSVTPTVDLFSIPKPVAQPDKKSGNSSSANSSTFDPFAVSEPVVHTDTGNSAPVNNSTFDPFAIPEPVAQPNNKSRNSAPANNSTFDPFAAIPLNNFDGSDVFGDFTSQPDSASSQTSNNVASDINHDKMNGKTSVDSKVSPKKDPFQVKSGIWADSLSRGLIDLNISGPKKVNLADVGIVGGLSDGSDEVVKGPPPPSFYMGRAMGSGSGLGRSGFTPSQTETGNDMFSSLSSQQYQFGGFQK from the exons ATGGATTTCATGAAGGTCTTCGATCAAACCGTTCGAGAAAT AAAGAGAGAGGTGAATCTGAAGGTGCTGAAGGTTCCCGAGATCGAACAGAAG GTGTTGGATGCAACTGATAATGAACCTTGGGGTCCTCATGGTTCTGCACTGGCAGAGATTGCACTGGCTACCAAAAAATT TACTGAATGTCAAATGGTCATGAATGTCCTTTGGACAAGATTGACTGAAACTGGAAAAGATTGGCGCTATGTTTACAAG GCATTAGCTGTTATAGAGTATTTGGTAGCACATGGGTCTGAACGTGCAGTTGATGACATTATAGAGCATACATTTCAAATCTCA GCACTTTCTAGCTTTGAATATGTTGAGCCTAGTGGTAAGGATTCGGGACTAAATGTCAGGAAGAAGGCAGAAACCATTGTGGCCCTTTTGAATAATAGAGAAAAGATACAGGAAGTGAGAAATAAAGCTGCTGCAAACCGTGACAA ATACGTTGGAGTTTCTTCTAGTGGAATCACGTACAAGTCTGGGTCAACCTCATTTAGTAGTGGCAGCTATCAGAGCAGTGGTAAATATTCGGGCTTTGGTTCAAATGATGGTGATAGGTTTAAGGATAGCTACAGAGACAAGGGAGACTATGAAGAAGACAAATACATTAGAAGATCACGAAACATCAGTGACGATGAAGAGAACTCCTTCAAAAAGGGTACTGCACACTCTGTCAG CAAAAGTCAGGAGAATGCACCATCCAGAGTATCTAAGTCATCTACTGCTAATGCCCATGATAATTACAGTTCAGTTGCTTCTCAAAGTTCAGGTGCACCTGCAAATAATACCGAGGATGACTTTGACGACTTTGATCCAAGAGGAACTTCTGCTA AGCCTTCGGCTGGAAGCTCTAATCAAGTTGATCTCTTTGGACAAGATTTAATCAGTGACTTCATGGATGCTCCAACATCTGTTTCTACAGAAAAGGCTGCTGTTAATAGTGTTTCAGAGGTTGATCTATTTGCAGATGCTTCATTTGTATCGGCACCACCTAATGTGGACAAGGGAGCTAGTTCTCAACCTCAG GAAGAAGTGGATCTATTTGCATCACAGCCAGCCATTCCTTCAGTTACACCAACAGTTGACTTGTTTTCCATTCCTAAACCAGTTGCGCAGCCAGACAAGAAGTCAGGAAATTCTTCTTCGGCGAATAGTAGCACTTTTGATCCCTTTGCTGTTTCTGAACCAGTTGTGCATACAGACACAGGAAATTCGGCTCCTGTGAATAATAGCACTTTTGATCCCTTTGCCATTCCTGAACCAGTTGCGCAGCCTAACAATAAGTCAAGAAATTCTGCTCCTGCAAACAATAGCACTTTTGACCCCTTTGCTGCGATTCCACTTAATAATTTTGATGGATCTGATGTTTTTGGTGATTTTACTTCTCAACCTGATTCAGCATCTTCACAGACCTCCAATAATGTTGCCAGTGACATCAACCATGATAAGATGAATGGTAAAACTTCAGTAGACTCTAAAGTTTCACCTAAAAAGGATCCATTCCAGGTGAAATCTGGCATCTGGGCAGATTCACTTAGCCGTGGACTGATTGATCTCAATATATCTGGCC CCAAGAAAGTAAATCTTGCAGATGTTGGGATTGTGGGTGGATTAAGTGATGGATCAGATGAAGTGGTGAAAGGCCCTCCTCCACCTTCATTTTACATGGGTAGAGCTATGGGTTCCGGTTCTGGTCTTGGTAGATCTGGATTCACTCCTTCACAGACAGAAACCGGAAATGACATGTTCTCAAGCCTTAGCAGCCAACAATATCAATTTGGTGGATTCCAGAAGTAA
- the LOC112697702 gene encoding RNA pseudouridine synthase 3, mitochondrial isoform X2 — MLNNINNSSHSWLWFVARHYSRIRPPKPVPVESVIRVSNNVARLGSRKEGPKPRQLLSLPPFPGHPLPGRNSNESFQDGQQHDGYVTAVNWIKYYFKGILGSVIESHFREGLVQMEDSISDNNLSQNEEPRRPLRKIRPNEVMKQGARIHIPVSIAEARISKRYDAIPSGTLYPNADEIKYLQRLVIYKDSAIMVLNKPPKLPVKGNLPVHNSMDALAAAALSYDYDEGPKLVHRLDRETSGIILFGRKEQSVSHLQWLFSNINNAKSSSKVWNDACESTYQRYWALVIGTPKEKEGVICAPLRKVLLDDGKTERVVLAHHSSMEPRQEAVTEYRVLGPKINGCSWVELRPLTYRKHQLRVHCAEALGTPIVGDYKYGWFVHSRWKQMPRVDVEPTTGKPYKMRRPEGLDVQKGSVLSKVPLLHLHCRELVLPNIAKFLHVFNKSSGELPRSLSAEPDVLRFVATMPSHMKISWNLMSSYLV; from the exons ATGTTGAACAACATAAATAACAGTAGCCATTCATGGCTGTGGTTTGTGGCGAGGCACTACTCTAGGATTCGTCCTCCAAAGCCTGTCCCTGTTGAATCAGTGATCAGGGTGTCCAACAACGTTGCTCGTTTGGGTTCTCGGAAAGAAGGCCCGAAGCCGAGGCAACTACTGTCTTTGCCACCTTTTCCTGGTCACCCTTTGCCCGGAAGGAACTCAAATGAAAGTTTTCAAGATGGGCAGCAACATGATGGTTATGTCACTGCTGTTAATTGGATCAAGTATTACTTCAAAGGCATATTGGGTTCTGTCATTGAGTCTCATTTCAGGGAGGGTCTT GTCCAAATGGAGGACTCAATTTCTGACAATAATTTATCTCAGAATGAAGAGCCAAGGAGACCCTTGCGAAAG ATTAGACCTAATGAAGTAATGAAGCAAGGGGCAAGAATTCATATCCCTGTGTCAATTGCCGAGGCTAGGATTTCCAAAAGATATGATGCTATACCAAGTGGAACACTATATCCCAATGCTGATGAAATTAAGTATTTGCAAAGGCTTGTCATTTATAAG GACTCGGCTATCATGGTGCTAAATAAACCCCCAAAATTGCCGGTTAAG GGGAATCTGCCGGTTCATAACAGCATGGATGCATTAGCAGCTGCAGCACTATCCTATGATTATGATGAGGGTCCTAAACTG GTCCACCGTCTTGACAGGGAGACCAGTGGCATCATTTTATTTGGCAGAAAAGAACAAAGTGTGTCTCACCTGCAGTGGCTGTTCAGTAACATAAACAATGCAAAATCTTCTAGTAAG gTTTGGAATGATGCATGTGAATCTACATATCAGAGGTATTGGGCACTAGTCATAGGGACTCCCAAGGAGAAGGAAGGTGTAATTTGTGCTCCCCTTAGAAAG GTGCTCTTGGATGATGGGAAGACAGAGAGGGTCGTATTAGCTCACCATTCAAGTATGGAACCTCGCCAAGAGGCTGTAACTGAATATCGAGTCCTTGGTCCAAAGATAAATGGATGCTCCTGGGTTGAGCTGCGACCACTTACGTACCGGAAGCATCAG TTGCGTGTCCATTGTGCTGAAGCACTTGGCACTCCGATAGTGGGCGATTACAAGTATGGTTGGTTTGTACACAGTCGTTGGAAACAAATGCCCCGAGTTGATGTCGAGCCAACGACTGGAAAACCATACAAGATGAGGAGACCAGAAGGCCTAGATGTTCAGAAGGGAAGTGTATTATCCAAGGTCCCCCTATTGCATCTTCACTGCAGAGAACTTGTACTTCCCAACATTGCTAAGTTTCTTCATGTTTTCAATAAGAGTTCAGGAGAACTGCCCCGTTCACTTAGCGCAGAACCCGATGTTCTTCGCTTTGTGGCAACGATGCCGTCGCATATGAAAATTAGTTGGAATCTTATGTCATCATATTTAGTCTGA
- the LOC112697700 gene encoding uncharacterized protein isoform X2, whose protein sequence is MAAACKRLAQLRMSSGISCFGASKSSSSNSSLRSFSQLLKSDGRRFFLVDTLTLTQESSSSKLKAEVQSSKMQLLHDIGKLRTTMRKNSSESRYKKSEFAVDLEKWWKAAQYDVMKYCIGTFVLTWGIGLTVLQHLESTRSG, encoded by the exons ATGGCCGCGGCTTGCAAGCGATTGGCACAATTGAGAATGAGTTCGGGGATTTCGTGCTTTGGGGCCTCAAAGTCGTCTTCTTCCAACTCAAGTCTCCGATCATTTTCCCAATTGTTGAAATCAGATGGACGACGCTTTTTCTTGGTTGACACATTAACCCTT aCCCAAGAGTCCAGCTCATCCAAATTGAAAGCAGAAGTGCAGAGCTCAAAG ATGCAATTGCTACATGATATTGGGAAACTAAGGACTACCATGAGGAAGAATTCCAGTGAATCAAG GTATAAGAAATCTGAATTTGCTGTTGATCTCGAGAAATGGTGGAAAGCAGCACAATATGATGTTATGAAATATTGCATAGGAACCTTTGTTTTAACATGGGGCATTGGACTTACTGTTCTTCAGCATCTTGAATCAACCAG GAGTGGATAG
- the LOC112697700 gene encoding uncharacterized protein isoform X1, whose amino-acid sequence MAAACKRLAQLRMSSGISCFGASKSSSSNSSLRSFSQLLKSDGRRFFLVDTLTLVKKLEAQGVPRKQAEAITDAFTEVLNDSLDNTQESSSSKLKAEVQSSKMQLLHDIGKLRTTMRKNSSESRYKKSEFAVDLEKWWKAAQYDVMKYCIGTFVLTWGIGLTVLQHLESTRSG is encoded by the exons ATGGCCGCGGCTTGCAAGCGATTGGCACAATTGAGAATGAGTTCGGGGATTTCGTGCTTTGGGGCCTCAAAGTCGTCTTCTTCCAACTCAAGTCTCCGATCATTTTCCCAATTGTTGAAATCAGATGGACGACGCTTTTTCTTGGTTGACACATTAACCCTT GTTAAGAAACTCGAGGCGCAAGGAGTGCCCAGAAAGCAGGCTGAGGCAATAACTGATGCCTTTACTGAAGTTTTGAATGATAGTCTTGATAAT aCCCAAGAGTCCAGCTCATCCAAATTGAAAGCAGAAGTGCAGAGCTCAAAG ATGCAATTGCTACATGATATTGGGAAACTAAGGACTACCATGAGGAAGAATTCCAGTGAATCAAG GTATAAGAAATCTGAATTTGCTGTTGATCTCGAGAAATGGTGGAAAGCAGCACAATATGATGTTATGAAATATTGCATAGGAACCTTTGTTTTAACATGGGGCATTGGACTTACTGTTCTTCAGCATCTTGAATCAACCAG GAGTGGATAG
- the LOC112697698 gene encoding uncharacterized protein, with translation MASSSSAPTTPSPSFTARIPLPPSGDSPPNVESNSALVPIHIVTTASQLPAEFLEPSPQDQFIIGFDCEGEDLCRTGALCLIQLAFPDAIYLVDAIEGGEALIKACKPALESNFITKVIHDCKRDSEALYFQFDIKLNNVMDTQIAYALIDEQEGKRKRDDNISFVDLLADLRFCGISYDEKEEVRVLLRQDPKFWRYRPFSERMVRTATDDVRFLLYVYHRMMVNLNERSLWHLAVRGALYCRCFCVNNNDYADWPSLPPIPDTLKVDGNDLEEEILSVVDIPRGMMGRVIGRRGATILTIKEGCNAEIVIGGSKGPPDKVFIIGPVKQVLKAAALIRGRIIDI, from the exons atggcttcttcttcttccgcGCCTACAACTCCTTCTCCCTCCTTCACCGCTCGCATTCCTCTTCCTCCTTCAG GTGACAGCCCTCCTAATGTTGAATCTAATTCAGCTCTGGTTCCTATCCATATTGTGACAACTGCATCTCAACTCCCAGCTGAGTTTCTGGAACCATCGCCTCAGGACCAGTTCATAATTGGTTTTGATTGTGAGGGCGAAGACTTGTGTCGAACTGGAGCTCTCTGTCTAATACAGCTTGCATTCCCAGATGCCATTTACTTGGTTGACGCAATAGAAGGTGGGGAAGCGCTGATCAAAGCCTGTAAGCCTGCGCTCGAGTCTAATTTCATCACAAAAGTGATTCATGATTGCAAAAGGGATAGTGAG GCATTGTACTTCCAGTTTGACATCAAGCTGAACAACGTGATGGATACCCAG ATTGCATATGCACTGATCGACGAGCAAGAAGGGAAGCGGAAAAGAGATGACAACATTTCTTTTGTTGACCTCCTAGCTGATCTACGTTTTTGTG GCATATCATATGATGAGAAGGAAGAGGTTCGGGTTCTCCTTCGACAG GACCCCAAGTTTTGGAGATATAGACCTTTTTCTGAACGTATGGTCCGCACAGCTACTGATGATGTCCGTTTTCTTCTGTATGTTTATCACCGAATGATGGTGAACTTGAATGAGCGGTCCTTATGGCATCTTGCGGTTCGTGGTGCCCTGTATTGCCGATGTTTTTGTGTGAACAATAATGATTATGCTGATTGGCCATCTCTGCCTCCTATCCCAG atACGCTGAAAGTTGATGGAAATGATCTGGAGGAAGAAATTCTTTCAGTTGTAGACATTCCCCGAGGAATGATGGGACGAGTTATTGGTAGAAGGGGGGCTACAATCTTGACAATTAAGGAGGGATGCAA TGCGGAAATTGTCATTGGAGGTTCGAAGGGCCCACCTGACAAG GTCTTCATCATTGGACCAGTGAAGCAGGTGTTGAAAGCTGCGGCATTGATTAGGGGTAGAATCATAGATATATAG
- the LOC112697702 gene encoding RNA pseudouridine synthase 3, mitochondrial isoform X1, whose amino-acid sequence MLLEMLISVQGCTNSGARSSNVSIMLNNINNSSHSWLWFVARHYSRIRPPKPVPVESVIRVSNNVARLGSRKEGPKPRQLLSLPPFPGHPLPGRNSNESFQDGQQHDGYVTAVNWIKYYFKGILGSVIESHFREGLVQMEDSISDNNLSQNEEPRRPLRKIRPNEVMKQGARIHIPVSIAEARISKRYDAIPSGTLYPNADEIKYLQRLVIYKDSAIMVLNKPPKLPVKGNLPVHNSMDALAAAALSYDYDEGPKLVHRLDRETSGIILFGRKEQSVSHLQWLFSNINNAKSSSKVWNDACESTYQRYWALVIGTPKEKEGVICAPLRKVLLDDGKTERVVLAHHSSMEPRQEAVTEYRVLGPKINGCSWVELRPLTYRKHQLRVHCAEALGTPIVGDYKYGWFVHSRWKQMPRVDVEPTTGKPYKMRRPEGLDVQKGSVLSKVPLLHLHCRELVLPNIAKFLHVFNKSSGELPRSLSAEPDVLRFVATMPSHMKISWNLMSSYLV is encoded by the exons ATGCTGTTGGAGATGTTGATTAGCGTTCAAGGTTGCACAAATTCTGGCGCAAGATCTTCAA ATGTTTCAATCATGTTGAACAACATAAATAACAGTAGCCATTCATGGCTGTGGTTTGTGGCGAGGCACTACTCTAGGATTCGTCCTCCAAAGCCTGTCCCTGTTGAATCAGTGATCAGGGTGTCCAACAACGTTGCTCGTTTGGGTTCTCGGAAAGAAGGCCCGAAGCCGAGGCAACTACTGTCTTTGCCACCTTTTCCTGGTCACCCTTTGCCCGGAAGGAACTCAAATGAAAGTTTTCAAGATGGGCAGCAACATGATGGTTATGTCACTGCTGTTAATTGGATCAAGTATTACTTCAAAGGCATATTGGGTTCTGTCATTGAGTCTCATTTCAGGGAGGGTCTT GTCCAAATGGAGGACTCAATTTCTGACAATAATTTATCTCAGAATGAAGAGCCAAGGAGACCCTTGCGAAAG ATTAGACCTAATGAAGTAATGAAGCAAGGGGCAAGAATTCATATCCCTGTGTCAATTGCCGAGGCTAGGATTTCCAAAAGATATGATGCTATACCAAGTGGAACACTATATCCCAATGCTGATGAAATTAAGTATTTGCAAAGGCTTGTCATTTATAAG GACTCGGCTATCATGGTGCTAAATAAACCCCCAAAATTGCCGGTTAAG GGGAATCTGCCGGTTCATAACAGCATGGATGCATTAGCAGCTGCAGCACTATCCTATGATTATGATGAGGGTCCTAAACTG GTCCACCGTCTTGACAGGGAGACCAGTGGCATCATTTTATTTGGCAGAAAAGAACAAAGTGTGTCTCACCTGCAGTGGCTGTTCAGTAACATAAACAATGCAAAATCTTCTAGTAAG gTTTGGAATGATGCATGTGAATCTACATATCAGAGGTATTGGGCACTAGTCATAGGGACTCCCAAGGAGAAGGAAGGTGTAATTTGTGCTCCCCTTAGAAAG GTGCTCTTGGATGATGGGAAGACAGAGAGGGTCGTATTAGCTCACCATTCAAGTATGGAACCTCGCCAAGAGGCTGTAACTGAATATCGAGTCCTTGGTCCAAAGATAAATGGATGCTCCTGGGTTGAGCTGCGACCACTTACGTACCGGAAGCATCAG TTGCGTGTCCATTGTGCTGAAGCACTTGGCACTCCGATAGTGGGCGATTACAAGTATGGTTGGTTTGTACACAGTCGTTGGAAACAAATGCCCCGAGTTGATGTCGAGCCAACGACTGGAAAACCATACAAGATGAGGAGACCAGAAGGCCTAGATGTTCAGAAGGGAAGTGTATTATCCAAGGTCCCCCTATTGCATCTTCACTGCAGAGAACTTGTACTTCCCAACATTGCTAAGTTTCTTCATGTTTTCAATAAGAGTTCAGGAGAACTGCCCCGTTCACTTAGCGCAGAACCCGATGTTCTTCGCTTTGTGGCAACGATGCCGTCGCATATGAAAATTAGTTGGAATCTTATGTCATCATATTTAGTCTGA
- the LOC112697701 gene encoding uncharacterized protein, giving the protein MGRAPCCDKANVKRGPWSPDEDATLKNYLHTHGTGGNWIALPRKAGLRRCGKSCRLRWLNYLRPDIKHGGFTEQEDQIICTLYTQMGSRWSAIASQLPGRTDNDVKNYWNTKLKKKLMAGKVISPNNNNNNKTLLTTQQNSDFQDNKNCSPPSSSSSLVHLPILSNDINNFSSNLSLDLIHQQLYSPQFMNLEIGGANSRNNKNNNSSSNIEGSTSSSSLALLDYKGGSSLLEEEKQHGVGGDNDESNKEFLMDLGFDGEFSQSISSYCYSEWVDFNCAEIKPH; this is encoded by the exons ATGGGAAGAGCTCCTTGTTGTGACAAAGCAAATGTGAAGAGAGGACCATGGTCTCCTGATGAGGATGCAACACTCAAGAACTATCTTCACACTCATGGCACTGGAGGAAATTGGATTGCATTGCCAAGAAAAGCtg GTTTAAGGAGGTGTGGGAAGAGTTGCCGTCTAAGGTGGCTGAATTATCTAAGGCCAGATATAAAACATGGAGGATTTACCGAACAAGAGGATCAAATCATTTGCACTCTCTATACTCAAATGGGAAGCAG ATGGTCTGCAATAGCATCTCAACTTCCTGGCAGAACAGACAATGATGTCAAAAACTATTGGAACACCAAGCTCAAGAAGAAGCTAATGGCAGGAAAAGTAATTtcccctaataataataataataataaaacattatTGACTACTCAACAAAACTCAGATTTTCAAGATAATAAAAATTGTTCAccaccctcatcatcatcatcattagtgCATCTTCCAATTTTAAGCAATGATATTAATAATTTTAGTTCTAACCTAAGTCTTGACCTAATTCATCAACAACTCTATAGTCCACAATTTATGAATTTAGAAATTGGTGGTGCAAATTCAAGGAACAACaagaataataatagtagtagtaaTATTGAAGGTTCAACTTCTTCTTCATCACTTGCATTATTGGACTACAAGGGTGGATCATCACTTCTAGAAGAAGAAAAACAACATGGTGTTGGTGGTGATAATGATGAATCTAATAAGGAATTCTTGATGGATTTAGGGTTTGATGGTGAATTTTCTCAAAGTATTAGTAGTTATTGTTACTCTGAGTGGGTTGATTTCAACTGTGCTGAAATTAAGCCACATTga